Proteins from one Leptonema illini DSM 21528 genomic window:
- a CDS encoding ribonuclease D — translation MQRARLVKQDIPNDIYEEFLTATELGVDCEMMGLNPHRDRLCLIQVARENGSCALVQVDEANPPALLKQLFESEKITKIFHYARADCAFLQIRLRIQVKNLYCTKLASRMARTYTDRHGLKELVKEFTGDNLDKSITSTDWGRPELTDDQMLYAQSDVIYLFHLRRVLNGMLQREKRDDIFARALQFLPDRIEMDVRGFGDDVFNH, via the coding sequence ATGCAACGAGCCCGCCTGGTAAAACAGGACATTCCGAACGATATTTACGAGGAATTCCTCACCGCCACAGAACTGGGCGTCGATTGCGAGATGATGGGATTGAATCCGCATCGCGACAGGCTGTGTCTGATTCAGGTGGCGCGCGAAAACGGCTCCTGCGCACTTGTGCAGGTCGACGAGGCGAATCCTCCAGCTCTTCTGAAGCAGCTTTTTGAGAGCGAAAAGATTACGAAGATCTTCCATTATGCGCGGGCTGACTGCGCTTTTTTACAGATACGACTTCGTATTCAGGTGAAGAACCTCTACTGCACGAAACTGGCCTCGCGCATGGCGCGCACCTATACAGATCGACACGGTCTGAAAGAACTCGTAAAAGAATTCACCGGCGACAACCTCGATAAATCGATCACAAGTACCGACTGGGGCCGCCCCGAGCTCACCGACGATCAGATGCTGTATGCGCAGAGCGACGTCATCTATCTCTTTCATCTGCGCCGTGTATTGAACGGAATGCTGCAGCGCGAAAAGCGCGACGACATCTTTGCAAGGGCCCTTCAATTCCTGCCCGACCGCATCGAGATGGACGTTCGCGGCTTCGGCGACGACGTCTTCAATCATTGA
- a CDS encoding M14 family zinc carboxypeptidase: MSSVHSRLLFPLLFALLLANSCRSGMREDSERGEPTIHWWGVYSFYEVPFAGEEQFRAEYGALEPIARGSRGPIYRVPAAKTEWLEENGYRRINDVPFRYVDPDIDRRRESDDPAVWFSGYKDRETVEKILLYFEKSRPDLCRRYVIGKSVRNRPIEALRISKNPEVDEDEPSLMFNGAHHGNELLSIDYVLDMAALLLDVPGVPVSAALRARFAGFTPEERRRILESFEVWIVPVVNPDGLDDYWNRSIHAGRKNARGVDLNRNYPFYWGTGQTGASGNSADVHDYRGPSAGSEPETRVMMDFAERERFTVVFSYHTFATRVLFPYTIDGVMNPWPDRAWFYARSWAGSGESFRRERQYEAARKLYSVDGTDQDWLFFKYGTLAYIVEGSMNSPVYSEGLRSIAGMRPIWKAALLQMAAGPRLELKVVDASGYPIRGAEIRLLDEVRFENERWTVHPQTGRFDLLPGPLEQLHLEIAADGYQTARKKILCKNICKEKFYLTR; the protein is encoded by the coding sequence ATGTCTTCGGTTCACAGTCGCCTGCTTTTTCCTTTACTGTTCGCCCTGCTGCTTGCGAATTCCTGTCGCAGCGGCATGCGCGAAGATTCGGAGCGCGGAGAGCCGACCATCCACTGGTGGGGCGTCTATTCTTTCTATGAAGTCCCTTTTGCTGGCGAAGAGCAGTTTCGCGCCGAATACGGAGCCCTGGAGCCCATCGCGCGCGGTAGCAGAGGACCGATCTATCGCGTGCCGGCCGCGAAGACCGAGTGGCTTGAAGAAAACGGATACAGGCGCATCAACGACGTTCCGTTTCGCTATGTAGACCCCGACATCGATCGACGACGCGAATCCGACGATCCGGCCGTGTGGTTCTCGGGCTACAAGGACCGCGAAACCGTCGAGAAGATACTGTTATACTTCGAGAAGAGTCGTCCCGATCTCTGCCGGCGTTATGTTATCGGCAAATCGGTCCGGAATCGGCCCATTGAAGCGCTGCGTATATCAAAGAACCCCGAGGTCGACGAAGACGAGCCGTCGCTGATGTTTAACGGCGCCCACCACGGGAACGAACTTCTTTCTATAGATTACGTACTCGATATGGCCGCTCTGCTGCTCGATGTGCCCGGCGTTCCCGTCAGCGCCGCTCTTCGCGCCCGCTTCGCGGGATTTACGCCCGAAGAGCGACGCCGCATTCTCGAATCCTTCGAGGTATGGATCGTTCCTGTAGTTAATCCCGACGGCCTCGACGATTACTGGAATCGCAGCATCCATGCGGGGCGCAAGAATGCGCGCGGAGTCGATCTGAATCGCAATTATCCGTTCTACTGGGGAACGGGTCAGACCGGAGCGTCCGGCAATTCAGCGGATGTACACGACTATCGCGGACCGTCGGCCGGATCAGAGCCTGAGACCAGGGTCATGATGGATTTCGCAGAACGGGAGCGCTTTACCGTCGTTTTCTCATACCATACCTTCGCCACACGGGTTCTTTTTCCGTATACGATCGACGGCGTCATGAATCCATGGCCCGATCGAGCATGGTTTTATGCGCGAAGCTGGGCCGGTTCGGGGGAGTCTTTTCGCAGGGAACGCCAGTATGAGGCGGCGCGAAAGCTCTATTCGGTCGATGGAACGGACCAGGACTGGCTCTTTTTCAAGTATGGCACGCTTGCCTATATCGTCGAAGGATCGATGAATAGCCCTGTTTATTCAGAGGGCCTGCGCAGCATTGCAGGAATGCGCCCGATCTGGAAAGCCGCTCTGTTACAGATGGCTGCCGGTCCTCGTCTCGAACTCAAGGTGGTCGATGCATCGGGATATCCGATCCGCGGCGCCGAAATAAGGCTTCTCGATGAGGTGCGCTTCGAAAACGAACGCTGGACGGTACATCCGCAAACGGGACGATTTGACCTGCTGCCAGGCCCTCTTGAGCAGCTTCATCTGGAGATCGCAGCCGACGGCTATCAAACGGCGCGAAAAAAGATACTGTGCAAGAATATCTGTAAAGAGAAATTTTATTTGACCCGGTAG
- a CDS encoding lytic transglycosylase domain-containing protein — MNKNGRRTLKRGILTLTGLTAAGMMDMPEPARLTDPDQWFSKEQTLAHPDHDLLVTHIRAMNPKIEPGEDERLARIILKESAMLRVPATARIDGQPVDPVLFVTAVIETESSFDRKAVSSADARGYMQVMPATLLWIRDRSQMAVDPADIHETEVNLMLGVHYLSFLFDEFQDPALVALAYNAGPGNLRRGFYDPRYWMKVQRFYRTLKKKKAS; from the coding sequence GTGAACAAGAACGGAAGACGCACTCTGAAACGCGGCATCCTCACACTGACCGGCCTGACCGCTGCCGGTATGATGGATATGCCCGAGCCGGCCAGGCTCACCGATCCGGACCAATGGTTTTCTAAAGAGCAAACGCTCGCGCATCCGGACCATGACCTTCTCGTTACGCATATTCGCGCAATGAACCCGAAGATCGAGCCAGGAGAAGACGAACGCCTGGCCCGCATTATTCTGAAAGAATCTGCAATGCTGCGCGTTCCGGCGACGGCTCGCATCGACGGACAGCCCGTCGATCCGGTGCTTTTTGTAACGGCCGTCATCGAAACCGAATCCAGCTTTGACCGTAAGGCCGTTTCCAGCGCCGACGCTCGCGGCTATATGCAGGTCATGCCGGCGACGCTTCTGTGGATTCGCGACCGATCGCAGATGGCCGTTGATCCGGCCGACATCCACGAAACCGAAGTGAATCTGATGCTGGGCGTTCACTATCTGAGCTTTCTCTTCGACGAATTTCAGGACCCTGCCCTTGTCGCCCTGGCCTATAATGCAGGACCAGGCAATCTGCGCCGCGGTTTTTACGATCCGCGATACTGGATGAAGGTGCAGCGGTTCTACAGAACATTGAAGAAGAAAAAAGCGAGTTGA
- a CDS encoding PaaI family thioesterase yields the protein MSEQSMSEETLEKMLQEDFAKFQKPARMQITLPPPCFIEMKGKYVDYVRNKSLTVSFPVQAHFANPTGAMQGGFITAAFDNVLGPLSYLIAKKPAVTLDLTTNYIRPIMVGDVLTIQAHLVGKGFATMHMSAEARNQKGKLIATATTNCAILSLPSE from the coding sequence ATGTCAGAACAATCGATGTCAGAAGAAACGCTCGAAAAGATGCTGCAAGAAGACTTTGCGAAGTTTCAGAAGCCCGCACGCATGCAGATCACGCTTCCTCCTCCCTGTTTTATTGAAATGAAGGGGAAGTACGTCGACTACGTGAGGAATAAATCGTTAACCGTGAGCTTTCCCGTTCAGGCGCACTTCGCCAATCCAACAGGAGCCATGCAGGGAGGTTTTATCACGGCGGCCTTTGACAACGTTCTCGGACCGCTCAGCTATCTCATCGCAAAGAAGCCGGCCGTTACGCTCGACCTGACGACGAACTACATTCGCCCGATCATGGTCGGCGACGTGCTTACCATCCAGGCCCATCTCGTCGGCAAAGGCTTCGCGACGATGCATATGTCGGCCGAGGCCAGGAATCAGAAGGGAAAGTTGATCGCTACGGCGACGACTAACTGCGCCATCCTGTCGCTACCGTCTGAATAA
- a CDS encoding PP2C family protein-serine/threonine phosphatase, producing the protein MPVFELNIYAIPPWLSVLSGLLIAFLSFIRGRGAEESTLFGIVCLLWTALPGSYVVHYLPVNREVMLSSDRWMTSLYAFLPFFNILLFHRILRLRRRLLEVAFFVMSVLSSVLAQLPCFYTGLLEYSWGVIASGGPCFGLFGLYSASGTVYAIVLVALHLKQKTERLRRLKIQYILLALITGALLNLVNVLPLYGIDVYPLGNLTFIAMSIMAYGILKHRLMEVESLFSLTVMWIVTSLLIGIPNGIGLILFREYLAHLNTTEIILLGMAWFYANFVFVRRIQPMIDRLFHRHAYNLQKAESRLVNQILLLRSTSMMRQEFLSAIERAIGLAWADLLIREKGSNRFHGIQQAEVEVNDDVHDWFLGADHLCDRATVEIDPYYALIRSDLLDLFEKTKASSMVPLMQNGVLQGLLVFGGKANGKVLHRDEIAFIEHVKAAGAIALSNASLYQDLNELKDHLEGLVADRTAKLQRRTDQMTFELRLASVVQKSILPPAVQEPPGLRLAARMIPMMEVSGDFYYARPLSDRRYGVAIIDVSGHGMPAALLTSMIKTEIDRQFVDGRSTAEICSALGEELAPALAETGLYFTAFVGIIDRDSRRLHYTGCGHIPPVIVRSSKDLHILESRGVVLGSALIGVYQSQSTELHPGDRLFLFTDGLMDASDESGEAFGEERLYALMQSGARKPADEQLEEILVSVSGYRSNGSRSDDMTLMIVDVE; encoded by the coding sequence ATGCCGGTTTTTGAGCTGAATATATACGCCATTCCGCCGTGGCTTTCAGTGCTTTCCGGCCTGCTGATCGCCTTTCTCTCGTTTATCAGGGGACGAGGGGCCGAAGAAAGCACTCTTTTTGGGATCGTCTGCCTGCTCTGGACCGCTCTGCCAGGTTCGTATGTGGTCCATTATCTTCCGGTGAATCGTGAGGTGATGCTATCGAGCGATCGCTGGATGACCTCTCTCTACGCCTTTCTGCCGTTTTTCAATATACTGCTCTTTCACAGAATCCTAAGGCTGCGTCGCCGCCTCTTAGAGGTTGCCTTTTTCGTCATGAGCGTCCTCTCGTCTGTTCTGGCGCAGTTGCCGTGTTTTTATACCGGCCTTTTAGAGTATTCCTGGGGCGTGATCGCCTCAGGAGGGCCCTGCTTTGGTCTGTTTGGCCTTTATTCTGCGTCTGGCACCGTCTATGCCATTGTCCTCGTCGCGCTCCATTTGAAGCAGAAGACGGAGCGCCTGCGTCGCCTTAAAATACAATACATACTTCTTGCTCTGATTACGGGAGCGTTGCTCAATCTTGTAAACGTGCTGCCTCTATATGGCATCGACGTGTATCCTCTGGGCAACCTGACGTTTATTGCCATGAGTATCATGGCCTACGGCATCCTCAAGCATCGATTGATGGAGGTCGAAAGTCTCTTCTCGCTCACGGTGATGTGGATCGTAACGTCGCTGCTCATCGGTATTCCAAACGGTATCGGTCTGATCCTGTTTCGTGAGTATCTCGCTCATTTGAATACGACTGAGATCATCCTGCTCGGCATGGCCTGGTTTTACGCAAACTTTGTTTTCGTGCGCCGGATTCAGCCCATGATCGATCGGCTTTTTCACCGACATGCCTACAATTTACAGAAAGCCGAAAGCCGTCTTGTGAATCAGATACTTCTTCTCAGGTCCACGTCGATGATGCGACAGGAGTTTTTATCGGCGATTGAAAGAGCGATCGGCCTTGCATGGGCCGACCTGTTGATTCGCGAAAAAGGCAGCAATCGCTTTCATGGAATCCAGCAAGCGGAAGTCGAGGTGAATGACGACGTACACGACTGGTTCCTTGGCGCCGATCATCTCTGCGATCGTGCCACGGTTGAGATCGATCCCTACTATGCGCTCATACGAAGCGACCTGTTGGATCTATTTGAGAAAACGAAGGCGAGCTCTATGGTACCTCTCATGCAGAACGGCGTTCTTCAAGGCCTTCTTGTATTTGGAGGTAAAGCGAACGGGAAGGTACTTCATCGCGATGAGATCGCTTTTATCGAGCATGTAAAGGCGGCAGGAGCGATCGCTCTTTCCAATGCATCTCTGTATCAGGATCTAAACGAGTTGAAAGACCATCTTGAAGGGCTCGTCGCAGATCGTACGGCGAAGCTACAGCGACGTACCGATCAGATGACGTTTGAGCTTCGTCTTGCCAGCGTCGTTCAGAAGTCCATTCTTCCGCCTGCGGTTCAGGAGCCGCCCGGGCTTCGACTTGCCGCTCGCATGATTCCCATGATGGAGGTGAGCGGCGACTTTTATTATGCTCGACCGTTAAGCGACCGACGCTATGGCGTTGCCATCATCGACGTTTCGGGCCATGGGATGCCGGCCGCACTGCTTACGTCTATGATCAAAACCGAAATCGACCGACAGTTTGTCGATGGTCGTTCGACGGCCGAGATCTGCTCGGCCCTGGGCGAAGAGCTTGCACCGGCCCTGGCCGAAACGGGGCTTTATTTCACCGCCTTTGTAGGCATTATTGATCGAGACTCTCGTCGTCTCCACTATACGGGTTGCGGCCACATACCGCCTGTCATTGTTCGAAGCTCTAAAGATCTACATATTCTTGAATCGCGCGGAGTCGTCCTCGGCAGTGCGCTTATTGGCGTCTATCAATCGCAATCGACCGAGCTGCATCCCGGGGATCGACTATTCCTGTTTACCGACGGATTGATGGATGCGTCTGACGAAAGCGGCGAGGCGTTTGGCGAAGAACGACTCTATGCCCTGATGCAGTCCGGCGCCAGGAAGCCCGCTGACGAACAGCTGGAAGAGATCCTGGTCTCGGTAAGCGGATACCGTTCCAATGGCAGCCGATCTGACGACATGACTCTGATGATTGTGGACGTCGAATAG